One window of Strix aluco isolate bStrAlu1 chromosome 24, bStrAlu1.hap1, whole genome shotgun sequence genomic DNA carries:
- the STAT3 gene encoding signal transducer and activator of transcription 3 isoform X1: MAQWNQLQQLDTRYLEQLHQLYSDSFPMELRQFLAPWIESQDWAYAASKESHATLVFHNLLGEIDQQYSRFLQESNVLYQHNLRRIKQFLQSRYLEKPMEIARIVARCLWEESRLLQTAATAAQQGGQATHPTAAVVTEKQQMLEQHLQDVRKRVQDLEQKMKVVENLQDDFDFNYKTLKSQGDMQDLNGNNQSVTRQKMQQLEQMLTALDQMRRGIVSELAGLLSAMEYVQKMLADEELADWKRRQQIACIGGPPNICLDRLENWITSLAESQLQTRQQIKKLEELQQKVSYKGDPIVQHRPMLEERIVELFRNLMKSAFVVERQPCMPMHPDRPLVIKTGVQFTTKVRLLVKFPELNYQLKIKVCIDKDSGDVAALRGSRKFNILGTNTKVMNMEESNNGSLSAEFKHLTLREQRCGNGGRANCDASLIVTEELHLITFETEVYHQGLKIDLETHSLPVVVISNICQMPNAWASILWYNMLTNNPKNVNFFTKPPIGTWDQVAEVLSWQFSSTTKRGLSIEQLTTLAEKLLGPGVNYSGCQITWAKFCKENMAGKGFSFWVWLDNIIDLVKKYILALWNEGYIMGFISKERERAILSTKPPGTFLLRFSESSKEGGITFTWVEKDISGKTQIQSVEPYTKQQLNNMSFAEIIMGYKIMDATNILVSPLVYLYPDIPKEEAFGKYCRSESQEHSEATDSGSAAPYLKTKFICVTPTSFSNTIDLPMSPRTLDSLMQFGNNSEGAEANAGGQFESLTFDMELTQECASSPM; this comes from the exons ATGGCGCAGTGGAACCAGCTGCAGCAGCTCGACACGCGGTACCTGGAGCAGCTCCACCAGCTCTACAGCGACAGCTTTCCCATGGAGCTGCGGCAGTTCCTGGCCCCGTGGATCGAGAGCCAGGACTG GGCGTACGCTGCCAGCAAGGAGTCGCACGCCACGCTGGTGTTCCACAACCTGCTCGGGGAGATCGACCAGCAGTACAGCCGGTTCCTGCAGGAGTCCAACGTCCTGTACCAGCACAACCTGCGGCGCATCAAGCAGTTCCTGCAG AGCAGATACCTGGAGAAGCCGATGGAAATAGCACGCATCGTGGCTCGCTGCCTGTGGGAGGAGTCCCGGCTGCTCCAGACGGCTGCCACCGCAGCCCAG CAAGGGGGACAGGCAACGCATCCGACAGCAGCCGTAGTGACGGAAAAGCAGCAGATGCTGGAGCAGCATCTGCAGGACGTGAGGAAGAGGGTGCAG GATCTGGAGCAGAAGATGAAAGTGGTGGAGAATCTCCAGGATGACTTTGATTTTAACTACAAGACTTTGAAAAGCCAAGGAG ACATGCAGGATCTGAACGGGAACAATCAGTCCGTGACCCGGCAGAAGATGCAGCAGCTGGAACAGATGCTCACGGCGCTGGACCAAATGCGGAGG GGGATTGTGAGCGAGCTGGCTGGACTGTTGTCAGCCATGGAGTATGTGCAGAAGATGCTGGCGGATGAGGAGCTGGCAGACTGGAAGAGACGGCAGCAGATCGCCTGCATTGGCGGCCCCCCAAATATCTGCTTAGACCGGCTCGAGAACTG gaTCACCTCTCTCGCCGAGTCACAGCTGCAGACCCGGCAGCAGATCAAGAAGTTGGAGGAACTGCAGCAGAAAGTGTCCTACAAGGGCGACCCGATCGTCCAGCACCGGCCCATGCTGGAGGAGCGGATTGTGGAGCTGTTCAGGAACCTGATGAAGAG CGCTTTCGTCGTGGAGAGGCAGCCCTGCATGCCCATGCACCCCGACCGGCCCCTCGTCATCAAAACTGGCGTGCAGTTCACCACCAAAGTCAG GTTGTTGGTCAAGTTTCCAGAGCTGAACTATCAGCTGAAAATTAAAGTCTGCATTGACAA GGACTCCGGGGATGTTGCAGCACTGCGGGG GTCCCGGAAGTTTAACATCCTGGGGACAAACACCAAGGTCATGAACATGGAGGAGTCGAACAACGGCAGCCTCTCAGCGGAGTTCAAGCACCTG ACCCTGCGGGAGCAGCGATGCGGTAACGGAGGCAGAGCCAACTGCGAC GCCTCGCTGATCGTCACCGAGGAGCTGCACCTCATCACCTTCGAGACAGAGGTGTATCACCAGGGGCTGAAGATCGACCTGGAG ACCCACTCGCTGCCCGTGGTGGTCATCTCCAACATCTGCCAGATGCCCAACGCCTGGGCGTCCATCCTGTGGTACAACATGCTGACCAACAACCCCAAG AACGTGAACTTCTTCACCAAGCCCCCCATCGGGACCTGGGACCAGGTGGCAGAGGTGCTGAGCTGGCAGTTCTCCTCCACCACGAAGCGCGGCCTCAGCATCGAGCAGCTGACGACGCTGGCAGAGAAACTGCTAG GGCCAGGCGTGAATTACTCCGGCTGCCAGATCACCTGGGCCAAGTTCTGCAAG GAGAACATGGCTGGCAAAGGCTTCTCCTTCTGGGTCTGGCTGGACAACATCATTGACTTAGTGAAAAAATACATCCTGGCGCTGTGGAACGAAGG GTACATCATGGGGTTCATCAGCAAGGAGCGGGAGCGAGCCATCCTGAGCACCAAGCCCCCGGGAACCTTCCTGCTGCGGTTCAGCGAGAGCAGCAAGGAGGGCGGCATCACCTTCACGTGGGTGGAGAAGGACATCAGCG GGAAGACCCAGATCCAGTCCGTGGAGCCTTACACCAAGCAGCAGCTGAACAACATGTCCTTCGCGGAGATCATCATGGGCTACAAGATCATGGATGCCACCAACATCCTGGTGTCACCCCTGGTGTACCTGTACCCCGACATCCCCAAGGAGGAGGCGTTCGGGAAGTACTGCCGCTCCGAGAGCCAGGAGCACTCCGAGGCCACCGACTCAGGTA
- the STAT3 gene encoding signal transducer and activator of transcription 3 isoform X2, whose translation MAQWNQLQQLDTRYLEQLHQLYSDSFPMELRQFLAPWIESQDWAYAASKESHATLVFHNLLGEIDQQYSRFLQESNVLYQHNLRRIKQFLQSRYLEKPMEIARIVARCLWEESRLLQTAATAAQQGGQATHPTAAVVTEKQQMLEQHLQDVRKRVQDLEQKMKVVENLQDDFDFNYKTLKSQGDMQDLNGNNQSVTRQKMQQLEQMLTALDQMRRGIVSELAGLLSAMEYVQKMLADEELADWKRRQQIACIGGPPNICLDRLENWITSLAESQLQTRQQIKKLEELQQKVSYKGDPIVQHRPMLEERIVELFRNLMKSAFVVERQPCMPMHPDRPLVIKTGVQFTTKVRLLVKFPELNYQLKIKVCIDKDSGDVAALRGSRKFNILGTNTKVMNMEESNNGSLSAEFKHLTLREQRCGNGGRANCDASLIVTEELHLITFETEVYHQGLKIDLETHSLPVVVISNICQMPNAWASILWYNMLTNNPKNVNFFTKPPIGTWDQVAEVLSWQFSSTTKRGLSIEQLTTLAEKLLGPGVNYSGCQITWAKFCKENMAGKGFSFWVWLDNIIDLVKKYILALWNEGYIMGFISKERERAILSTKPPGTFLLRFSESSKEGGITFTWVEKDISGKTQIQSVEPYTKQQLNNMSFAEIIMGYKIMDATNILVSPLVYLYPDIPKEEAFGKYCRSESQEHSEATDSGAAPYLKTKFICVTPTSFSNTIDLPMSPRTLDSLMQFGNNSEGAEANAGGQFESLTFDMELTQECASSPM comes from the exons ATGGCGCAGTGGAACCAGCTGCAGCAGCTCGACACGCGGTACCTGGAGCAGCTCCACCAGCTCTACAGCGACAGCTTTCCCATGGAGCTGCGGCAGTTCCTGGCCCCGTGGATCGAGAGCCAGGACTG GGCGTACGCTGCCAGCAAGGAGTCGCACGCCACGCTGGTGTTCCACAACCTGCTCGGGGAGATCGACCAGCAGTACAGCCGGTTCCTGCAGGAGTCCAACGTCCTGTACCAGCACAACCTGCGGCGCATCAAGCAGTTCCTGCAG AGCAGATACCTGGAGAAGCCGATGGAAATAGCACGCATCGTGGCTCGCTGCCTGTGGGAGGAGTCCCGGCTGCTCCAGACGGCTGCCACCGCAGCCCAG CAAGGGGGACAGGCAACGCATCCGACAGCAGCCGTAGTGACGGAAAAGCAGCAGATGCTGGAGCAGCATCTGCAGGACGTGAGGAAGAGGGTGCAG GATCTGGAGCAGAAGATGAAAGTGGTGGAGAATCTCCAGGATGACTTTGATTTTAACTACAAGACTTTGAAAAGCCAAGGAG ACATGCAGGATCTGAACGGGAACAATCAGTCCGTGACCCGGCAGAAGATGCAGCAGCTGGAACAGATGCTCACGGCGCTGGACCAAATGCGGAGG GGGATTGTGAGCGAGCTGGCTGGACTGTTGTCAGCCATGGAGTATGTGCAGAAGATGCTGGCGGATGAGGAGCTGGCAGACTGGAAGAGACGGCAGCAGATCGCCTGCATTGGCGGCCCCCCAAATATCTGCTTAGACCGGCTCGAGAACTG gaTCACCTCTCTCGCCGAGTCACAGCTGCAGACCCGGCAGCAGATCAAGAAGTTGGAGGAACTGCAGCAGAAAGTGTCCTACAAGGGCGACCCGATCGTCCAGCACCGGCCCATGCTGGAGGAGCGGATTGTGGAGCTGTTCAGGAACCTGATGAAGAG CGCTTTCGTCGTGGAGAGGCAGCCCTGCATGCCCATGCACCCCGACCGGCCCCTCGTCATCAAAACTGGCGTGCAGTTCACCACCAAAGTCAG GTTGTTGGTCAAGTTTCCAGAGCTGAACTATCAGCTGAAAATTAAAGTCTGCATTGACAA GGACTCCGGGGATGTTGCAGCACTGCGGGG GTCCCGGAAGTTTAACATCCTGGGGACAAACACCAAGGTCATGAACATGGAGGAGTCGAACAACGGCAGCCTCTCAGCGGAGTTCAAGCACCTG ACCCTGCGGGAGCAGCGATGCGGTAACGGAGGCAGAGCCAACTGCGAC GCCTCGCTGATCGTCACCGAGGAGCTGCACCTCATCACCTTCGAGACAGAGGTGTATCACCAGGGGCTGAAGATCGACCTGGAG ACCCACTCGCTGCCCGTGGTGGTCATCTCCAACATCTGCCAGATGCCCAACGCCTGGGCGTCCATCCTGTGGTACAACATGCTGACCAACAACCCCAAG AACGTGAACTTCTTCACCAAGCCCCCCATCGGGACCTGGGACCAGGTGGCAGAGGTGCTGAGCTGGCAGTTCTCCTCCACCACGAAGCGCGGCCTCAGCATCGAGCAGCTGACGACGCTGGCAGAGAAACTGCTAG GGCCAGGCGTGAATTACTCCGGCTGCCAGATCACCTGGGCCAAGTTCTGCAAG GAGAACATGGCTGGCAAAGGCTTCTCCTTCTGGGTCTGGCTGGACAACATCATTGACTTAGTGAAAAAATACATCCTGGCGCTGTGGAACGAAGG GTACATCATGGGGTTCATCAGCAAGGAGCGGGAGCGAGCCATCCTGAGCACCAAGCCCCCGGGAACCTTCCTGCTGCGGTTCAGCGAGAGCAGCAAGGAGGGCGGCATCACCTTCACGTGGGTGGAGAAGGACATCAGCG GGAAGACCCAGATCCAGTCCGTGGAGCCTTACACCAAGCAGCAGCTGAACAACATGTCCTTCGCGGAGATCATCATGGGCTACAAGATCATGGATGCCACCAACATCCTGGTGTCACCCCTGGTGTACCTGTACCCCGACATCCCCAAGGAGGAGGCGTTCGGGAAGTACTGCCGCTCCGAGAGCCAGGAGCACTCCGAGGCCACCGACTCAG